A window from Solanum stenotomum isolate F172 chromosome 7, ASM1918654v1, whole genome shotgun sequence encodes these proteins:
- the LOC125871810 gene encoding monothiol glutaredoxin-S11-like, protein MDKVQRMTREHGVLIFSKSTCCLSYAVSILFQDLGVIPYVCEIDLESDGKEMEKALIRMGVNSSFMFPVVFIGGLLVGSTNEVMSLHLQGSLIKLIKPYISVLKSN, encoded by the coding sequence atGGACAAGGTACAAAGAATGACTAGAGAACATGGAGTGTTGATTTTTAGCAAGAGTACATGTTGTTTGAGTTATGCAGTGAGTATATTATTTCAAGATCTTGGTGTAATTCCATATGTTTGTGAAATTGATCTTGAGTCTGAtggaaaagaaatggaaaaggCCCTAATAAGGATGGGTGTCAATAGTTCATTCATGTTTCCTGTTGTTTTTATTGGGGGGCTATTGGTTGGTTCTACTAATGAAGTCATGTCACTTCATCTCCAAGGCTCACTTATTAAACTTATCAAGCCTTACATATCTGTTTTAAAAAGCAATTaa